ATATCACAACTACGAATAATACGGACACTTCGATAGACCTATCAGTAGATCCTGATGCTTTATCGAAGCTAATCTTAGATCGAATACAGAAGGAATTAGTAGATGCTATTATTGAAAATATAACGAACAGCTTGATACAAGAAGTTATAGATAAAATAGTCTCAGATCCAACTCTAGCCTTAACAAAAGCTTTCAAGAACTTCTCTATATCAGACAAGATTCAATGTAATGGTTTATTCACAAAAACTAATATTAGTACTCTTCTCGGTGGTACTGAAATTGGTAAATTTACAATTACACCAGATAATACTGATAGTATGTTCCTAATTTCTGCTGATATCATAGCCTCTAGAATGGAAGGAAATGTTGTCCTAGCCTTAGTAAGGGAAGGTGATTCCGGTCCTTGTGCAATTAGCTATGGTTATTCATCTGGTATTCCTAATGTTTGTTCTTTAAGAACAGCTGTCAGCAATTCTGGAACAACTCCAGTTACATTCTCGTTAAGAGTAGGTGGAATGGAAAGTGGTGTAGTTTGGGTTAATGCATTAGCAAATGGGGATTCAATTTTAGGAACAACAACAACATCGAATATATCATTTTTAGAAGTCAAACAACAAACAAACGGTTAATAAAAGTTATTAAATAATCTGATTAAAATATATTTTTGTTGGATATTTTTTTGTAGTTTTATATGAAAAAATCATACGTCTATTTACTGGAGAGATTATGAATGATAAACAGAATATGACTAACGATTTTATCAAAATTGTGAAAGATGTTGAGAAAGATTTCCCAGAACTAGATATCAAGATGAAAGTGCATAAGGAAAAGATTACTTTTTTGAATTCTCCTTTAGAATTGTACCACAAAAGTATATCCGTTATTCTAAACCTACTCAATCAAATACAAACATCTTTAGGTTTGTTCCCCGACTCTCCTATAGTCGAACAGATGGAACATAATAATTTGAAGCTGAAAAAAGCCTTGATCATGTTGATTTTATCAAGAAAAGATATGTTCTCAACAGCTGAATAAATTAACATCTACTCTAACGTTGGAGTAAGTGTGAAAACACTAGCATTTTGTTCTTTTAAAGGTGGTACTGGGAAAACAACCCTGTCCCTTAATATTGGTAGTAATCTTGCTCAAATAAGTAAGAAAAGGGTTTTGCTTGTGGATTTAGATCCACAAGCAAACCTGACTACAGGTCTCGGGATTCAGATCCATGACGAATATGGTCTTAACGAAGTCTTAAGAAGTTCTAACGATATC
This genomic stretch from Chlamydia poikilotherma harbors:
- the pgp3 gene encoding virulence factor Pgp3, translating into MGNSGFYLNNNQNCVFADNIKVGQMQSPLQDQQLILGTTSTPTAAKIIAKEGLKVDITTTNNTDTSIDLSVDPDALSKLILDRIQKELVDAIIENITNSLIQEVIDKIVSDPTLALTKAFKNFSISDKIQCNGLFTKTNISTLLGGTEIGKFTITPDNTDSMFLISADIIASRMEGNVVLALVREGDSGPCAISYGYSSGIPNVCSLRTAVSNSGTTPVTFSLRVGGMESGVVWVNALANGDSILGTTTTSNISFLEVKQQTNG
- a CDS encoding virulence factor, which codes for MNDKQNMTNDFIKIVKDVEKDFPELDIKMKVHKEKITFLNSPLELYHKSISVILNLLNQIQTSLGLFPDSPIVEQMEHNNLKLKKALIMLILSRKDMFSTAE